GAGGCCACCCGCTCACAGGACGGTGGCAGGACCATCTTCACCGGCGGAAATCACCATGGCCGATTACGCGGGAAAGATCGTGGAATTCGTGGCTGAGGATGAGGCCCAGGTCGGATTCGTCCTCAAGCAGACGAGTGATCGGTTGGTCGTCCGAGACGAACGTGGACGCGAAGCAACGGTTTCACCCGCGAAGGTTGTTCTCGTGGTCAGCCCTCCACCCTCTGTGCCGAGAGGGCCGGGAGAGTTGATCCGGCAGTGGAACGCGCAGGTTCAGTCCATTTGCTCGACCATTGATCTCCCCCTGCTGTGGGAGACGGTGGCGGGGGAGAGTCGGGAATATGATTTGAGCGAACTGGCCACGATTTATTTCGCCCGGGCCACGCCAGAGGAACATGCCGCTCTCTTTCGCGTCCTCATGGGGGATGAATTCTTTTTCAAGCGCGTGGGCATTCGCTTCAAACCCCGGACGCCCGCTCAGGTGGAGGAACTTCAAAGGAGGCTTGATGAGCAGCGGCGGCGCGAAGCATTGCGGCAACAGTCACTGGAATGGTTGAGGAGTGTCCTGGCGGCGGACGAGCCGTGTGAAATCCCGCCGGAGTTCACCGAGCTTGTGGATCGAATCGAGGCCTTCCTCCTCAAGAAGCAGGGAGGTGACGTCGTCGGTCTGCTCTCGAAGGTTCACGAGGAGATGACGGCCAGGGAAGTGGCCTTCGATGTGCTGGTGAAGGTAGGGCGGCTGGAGGCGTCGGTTGATCCGCTTCTGGTCATCGGAGGAATCCGACAGGAGTTCTCCGCCGAGGCCCTGCAGGCCGTTAACGCTCTCACCCCTTTTCACGGCGACGACACACGAACGGATTTCACCCGTCTGGAGGCGTTCGCCATTGATGACGAGGAGACTCAGGAGGTGGATGACGCCTTCACTGTCGAATTCCTGGACGAGACCGTTCGCCTTGGCATCCACATCGCCGATGTCGGCTACTTCGTGGCCAAGGGTGATCCTCTCGATGCCGAAGCGTATCAACGGGCCATCACCGTATATCTGCCGACGGGCCGCATTCCGATGTTGCCCGAGCGACTGGCCTTTGATCTGGCGAGCCTCCAACAGGGGGCCGTCCGTCCCGTGATGAGTTTCCTTCTGGAATGCGACAGAAGCGGAGAGATCCGCCGGACGAGCATCGAGCCGGGGGTCATCCGGATAGCGCGCCGGTTGACCTACGAGGAGGCGGATCAGTTGCTGGCATCGTCTTCCGATGCGGCGCTCGTCTGGCTCTCTCAGTTGGCCAGCCGTCACCTGGAGTGGAGGCTTGAACGTGGAGGGTTACTCATCCGCCGTCCGGAGATGAAAGTCCGCGTGAAGGACGGCCAGATTAGCCTCAAGCAGCTCGATCCCTGGTCTCCCAGCCGGATGATCGTTAGCGAGCTGATGATCCTGGCCAACTGGCTGGCGGCCGAACAGGCGGCCATCGGCGACCTCCCCATCATTTTTCGCGCCCAGGATCCTCCCGCCGAGCCGATTGATCCGGCTCTGATGGAAGCCGTTCGGGAGAGATACGACCCGGTGGCGCTTGAGAAAGTCGTGAAGCTCATCCGAAGATCGAAATTGTCTTTATTCCCTCAGAGCCATACCGGGCTGGGCTTGAGCGCTTATACGCAACTGACCTCTCCGATTCGCCGGTTTGCCGATCTGGTGATGCAGCGCCAGCTCATGGCGGCCATCCGGAAGGAGCAGCTTCCTTACGAACGCGATGAGCTATTGGAAGTTCTGGCCACCGTAGAGTCGGCTGAACGGGAGATCCGGGCACTCGAGGCCAAGGCAACGCGCTACTGGATCCTCGAATTCCTGCGGGGACAACCGCAGGGACAGGCCTATCGGGGAATTGTCGTTCGGCGAATGCCGGGTTTTTATCTCGTCGAACTCTCCGACTACCTCGTTCGAGGGATCCTCCGGACGAAAGATTCGCTCGATGTGGGTGACCATCTGATGGTCACCATCGCTGAGACGAATCCCAAAACGGGGACCCTTCGGTTGCAGCAATGCGAGTGAAACGAAAAGAGAGAAACTTGTTATCCGCGAAGATCAAAAGTGTGAAACGCCCCTTCCCCGTCCGCACATGGCGCATCGGTGGGGTGGGCTCGCGCCACAATGGAAGGGATCCACGGATGAGTGATCCCTGGGAGCCATTCATCAGAGGGCAGAGATTTTTCGTGTCATTTCGCGTAATTCGCGGTCTATTTTTCAAGGGAGGGTATCATGATCACGGTACCGAAACTGACGCTTGCTGATGCCAAGATCATTCTCGAAGCCGCTGAAGAGAAAGCGCGGGAAATCGGCGTTCCCATGGACATCGCCGTCGTTGATGATGGAGGGAATCTTCTGGCTTTTCATCGTATGGATGGAGCCAGGATCACCAGCATTGACATCGCCATCAACAAAGCCTTTACGGCAGCAGGAGCGCGCCGGGCAACTCACGAATATGCTGCTGTGGCCCAGCCGGGCCAACCCGCTTTTGGTATTCATGTCAGCAATCATGGCCGGTTTATGATTTTCGGCGGAGGTCTCCCGATCTTTGTGGACGGTCAGATTGTCGGCGGCGTCGGCTGTAGCTCGGGCACGGTGGAGGAAGATATGGCCGTTGCCCAGGCGGGAATTGACGCCCTGCTGAAGGCACTGGGGAAGAGCTGATTGCCTTCCGGGAATCGCCGCCGACGCAGACGGATCACCCCGGATGGGACGATTGATCGTGTCCGTCCGCGGTGATCCGATGTGATCGAGCGCGGGCGTTCCAGTCCGTGATCGCGCGAGCGGTCTTGTAGTGGTGCCGTGATTGGGACGCGCGCGTCCGAAAGGTGAACTTGCATTCCCCTTGGGGCGAGAATTATCATACGCTCCCTTTCTCAACGTGCAATAGGTGGAGGCTGATGCAACTGAAGGACCGAGGAGTACTGGTGACGGGCGCTGCCAAACGCGTGGGCCGTGTGGTGGCTCTGGCGCTGGCCCGTCGTGGAGCCCATGTGGTTGTGCACTATCATCATTCGTCGGGGGATGCACAACGAACGGTCGAAGAAATACAGGCCCTCGGCGTGCGCGCGACGGCCCTGGCGGCGGATCTCACCCGAGTCTCCGAAATCGAGAGTATGGTTGAGCGGGCGGCTCAGTTTCTCGGTCGCCTCGATGTACTCGTCAATAATGCGTCGGTCTTTTGGCGCACACCCTTTGGAGCGATCACCGAGCGGGACTGGGATGATCACTTCGACGTGAATTTGAAGGCGACCTTCTTCTGCGCCCAGGCCGCAGCGCAGGTCATGCAGAGGCAGGGGGAGGGAAAGATCATCAATATTTCCGATTGGGCGGGCTATCGGCCTTACGCCGACTATATTCCCTATTGCGTCTCCAAAGCCGGTGTGATTGCCCTGACGCAGGTTCTCGCGCGTACGCTCGCGCCGACCATTCAGGTCAATAGCGTCGCCCCCGGCCCGGTTCTGTTGCCGGAAGATTACGATGACCGGGAGCGGGAGAAAATTATTCAGGAGACGCCGCTTGGCCGCCTCGGATCGCCCGAGGATGTTGCGCAGGCCGTCCTTTTCCTCATCGAAGGGAGCGATTTTATCACCGGGCATACGCTCGTCGTGGATGGTGGGCGGCTCATCCGATAGGGAAGGCCATCACCACGAGGGAAGTCACAACAGTGC
This is a stretch of genomic DNA from Blastocatellia bacterium. It encodes these proteins:
- a CDS encoding heme-binding protein, which codes for MITVPKLTLADAKIILEAAEEKAREIGVPMDIAVVDDGGNLLAFHRMDGARITSIDIAINKAFTAAGARRATHEYAAVAQPGQPAFGIHVSNHGRFMIFGGGLPIFVDGQIVGGVGCSSGTVEEDMAVAQAGIDALLKALGKS
- a CDS encoding SDR family oxidoreductase, with the protein product MQLKDRGVLVTGAAKRVGRVVALALARRGAHVVVHYHHSSGDAQRTVEEIQALGVRATALAADLTRVSEIESMVERAAQFLGRLDVLVNNASVFWRTPFGAITERDWDDHFDVNLKATFFCAQAAAQVMQRQGEGKIINISDWAGYRPYADYIPYCVSKAGVIALTQVLARTLAPTIQVNSVAPGPVLLPEDYDDREREKIIQETPLGRLGSPEDVAQAVLFLIEGSDFITGHTLVVDGGRLIR
- a CDS encoding RNB domain-containing ribonuclease, producing MAGPSSPAEITMADYAGKIVEFVAEDEAQVGFVLKQTSDRLVVRDERGREATVSPAKVVLVVSPPPSVPRGPGELIRQWNAQVQSICSTIDLPLLWETVAGESREYDLSELATIYFARATPEEHAALFRVLMGDEFFFKRVGIRFKPRTPAQVEELQRRLDEQRRREALRQQSLEWLRSVLAADEPCEIPPEFTELVDRIEAFLLKKQGGDVVGLLSKVHEEMTAREVAFDVLVKVGRLEASVDPLLVIGGIRQEFSAEALQAVNALTPFHGDDTRTDFTRLEAFAIDDEETQEVDDAFTVEFLDETVRLGIHIADVGYFVAKGDPLDAEAYQRAITVYLPTGRIPMLPERLAFDLASLQQGAVRPVMSFLLECDRSGEIRRTSIEPGVIRIARRLTYEEADQLLASSSDAALVWLSQLASRHLEWRLERGGLLIRRPEMKVRVKDGQISLKQLDPWSPSRMIVSELMILANWLAAEQAAIGDLPIIFRAQDPPAEPIDPALMEAVRERYDPVALEKVVKLIRRSKLSLFPQSHTGLGLSAYTQLTSPIRRFADLVMQRQLMAAIRKEQLPYERDELLEVLATVESAEREIRALEAKATRYWILEFLRGQPQGQAYRGIVVRRMPGFYLVELSDYLVRGILRTKDSLDVGDHLMVTIAETNPKTGTLRLQQCE